From the genome of Paraburkholderia aromaticivorans, one region includes:
- a CDS encoding MFS transporter, protein MPSLQWFTELTQRERRTLYAGFGGYAVDAFDFMIYSFLIPTLIATWGMTKSEAGMIATSSLISSAVGGWLAGILADRYGRIRVLQWTIATFALFTFLSGFTHSFWQLLATRTLQGIGFGGEWSVVTIMMAETIRSPQHRAKAVGTVQSSWSVGWAAAAIIYWAFFALLPEQYAWRACFWIGLLPAAWIIYIRRNVSDPDIFLETRRARERGFDSSHFLQIFSAVHLKTTLLGSALCTGMLGGYYAITTWLPTYLKTVRHLSVFNTSGYLIVLIVGSFTGYIVGAILCDRIGRRASFVLFAIGSFVLGMVYTMLPITDGMMLALGFPLGIVVQGIFAGVGAYLSELYPNAIRGSGQGFCYNLGRGLGSFFPILVGTLSQTMTLVKAMGIVAGSGYLLVIVAALCLPETKGKVLGAARPAA, encoded by the coding sequence ATGCCTTCTCTCCAATGGTTCACCGAACTGACCCAGCGCGAACGCCGCACCCTGTATGCCGGCTTCGGCGGCTACGCAGTCGATGCCTTCGACTTCATGATTTACTCCTTCCTCATTCCGACGCTGATCGCGACCTGGGGCATGACCAAGAGCGAAGCCGGCATGATCGCCACCAGTTCGCTGATCTCGTCGGCAGTGGGCGGCTGGCTCGCCGGCATTCTCGCCGATCGCTACGGCCGCATCCGCGTGCTGCAATGGACCATCGCCACCTTTGCGCTCTTCACCTTTCTGTCCGGCTTTACCCATTCGTTCTGGCAACTGCTCGCCACGCGCACGCTGCAGGGCATCGGCTTCGGTGGAGAATGGTCGGTCGTGACGATCATGATGGCCGAAACCATTCGCTCGCCTCAGCATCGCGCGAAAGCCGTGGGCACCGTGCAGAGCAGCTGGTCGGTCGGCTGGGCGGCCGCCGCAATCATTTACTGGGCGTTTTTCGCACTGCTGCCGGAGCAGTACGCATGGCGCGCCTGCTTCTGGATCGGCCTGCTGCCCGCGGCGTGGATCATCTACATTCGCCGCAACGTGAGCGATCCGGATATCTTTCTCGAAACACGCCGGGCCCGCGAGCGTGGTTTCGACAGCTCGCATTTCCTGCAGATCTTCTCGGCTGTTCACCTCAAAACCACCCTGCTCGGCAGCGCGCTGTGCACCGGCATGCTCGGCGGCTATTACGCGATCACCACCTGGCTGCCAACGTATTTGAAGACCGTGCGCCATCTGTCGGTGTTCAACACGAGCGGCTATCTGATCGTGCTGATCGTCGGTTCGTTCACCGGGTACATCGTCGGCGCGATTCTGTGCGACAGGATTGGCCGGCGCGCGTCGTTCGTGCTGTTCGCCATCGGCTCGTTCGTGCTCGGCATGGTCTATACCATGCTGCCGATCACCGACGGCATGATGCTCGCGCTCGGCTTTCCGCTCGGCATCGTGGTGCAAGGGATTTTCGCGGGTGTGGGCGCCTATCTGTCGGAGCTTTATCCGAACGCGATACGCGGTTCGGGACAAGGCTTCTGCTACAACCTCGGGCGCGGACTCGGCTCGTTCTTTCCGATTCTGGTCGGGACACTGTCGCAGACCATGACGCTGGTGAAGGCGATGGGCATCGTGGCGGGCTCGGGCTATCTGCTCGTGATCGTCGCCGCGCTGTGTCTGCCTGAGACCAAGGGCAAGGTGCTCGGGGCCGCCCGCCCTGCCGCCTGA
- a CDS encoding tyrosine-protein phosphatase, with protein sequence MPATAKICSPSRRSASTFARTSQLPAGKAAASRRSFLKRSAGVLLISGMGGSLLSACGGGNLSDDSPATPRLASVDNFRDVAGAAPYPTVDGRQMRRGVFYRANALTLDTADHAAIDRLGIASVYDLRTPEESARTADSLPGGATTRTLNVLGTADFVVPAVDTAAAAVAFMETQARGYVTGAAQRAAYGALLTSLADGPGAQLFHSSAGKDRAGWIAALLLSIANVPLDVIMQDYLLSNVYLALWIKAQTDTLRQQGGDAAASVHAPLLSVQENYLQAGFDQVKASYGTMASYLTQGLGISQATINTLHSRLVV encoded by the coding sequence ATGCCCGCTACCGCAAAAATCTGCTCGCCGTCCCGTCGCTCCGCGAGCACGTTTGCGCGGACAAGCCAGCTACCGGCCGGGAAGGCCGCGGCATCGCGCCGAAGCTTTCTGAAGCGCTCCGCCGGCGTCCTGCTGATCTCCGGCATGGGCGGCTCGCTGCTGTCCGCGTGCGGCGGCGGCAACCTCAGTGATGATTCGCCAGCAACGCCGCGCCTTGCGTCGGTCGACAATTTCCGCGACGTCGCGGGAGCGGCGCCGTATCCGACCGTCGACGGCAGACAGATGCGCCGTGGCGTGTTTTATCGCGCGAACGCGTTGACGCTCGACACCGCCGACCACGCCGCGATCGACCGGTTGGGGATTGCATCGGTCTACGATCTGCGCACGCCGGAGGAAAGCGCGCGCACCGCCGATAGCCTGCCGGGCGGCGCGACGACCCGGACGCTCAACGTACTGGGCACGGCCGACTTCGTCGTGCCGGCTGTCGACACGGCGGCAGCCGCGGTCGCGTTCATGGAGACGCAGGCGCGCGGGTACGTGACCGGCGCCGCCCAGCGCGCCGCTTACGGTGCGTTACTGACGAGTCTGGCCGACGGTCCCGGCGCGCAACTGTTTCACTCCAGCGCGGGCAAGGATCGCGCGGGCTGGATCGCGGCGCTCCTGCTCAGCATTGCGAACGTGCCGCTCGACGTCATCATGCAGGACTACCTGTTGAGCAACGTCTATCTGGCGCTGTGGATCAAGGCGCAAACCGATACGTTGCGCCAGCAGGGCGGCGACGCGGCCGCTTCGGTCCACGCGCCGTTGTTGAGTGTTCAGGAAAATTATCTGCAGGCCGGGTTCGATCAGGTGAAGGCGAGCTACGGAACGATGGCGAGCTATCTGACGCAAGGCCTCGGTATCTCGCAGGCGACGATCAACACCTTGCATAGCCGCCTCGTGGTCTGA
- a CDS encoding ATP-binding protein: protein MKNPLNTLFGRMALLSAAVLFAIQAGWFVLVVMQPPRHEMDGFARGILLVLQAVNGEPMKGAALAPAMRVHLVPTWNMPASVHLREPTNHPLVELSRHLRENLPPGTRIAVDDLHPPQLWVLFPGKSNWVVVPVDVPPRPRFLVESISMLLAALILSVFVAWQMQRPLSRVADAARAFGSGGRPQPVTVQGPRELRDLIGSFNDMMRRLNEAGDDQAVMLAGVAHDLKAPLTRLKLRASVLVAESERAGLIRDVDSLTNIVQQFLEFAGQSAEAGPPVEVDDFLREQFSAGDSTDTPLFTLDLRAGASFTLPRTLLDRLVTNLVDNALEHGAPPVDIGTGRHDGHWVISVRDHGPGIPDDRIAAAMKPFVRLDAARGGEGHCGLGLAIVARLAHDRGGRCHVRNHAQSGLEVRIEFPMAAALT, encoded by the coding sequence ATGAAGAACCCGCTGAACACGCTGTTCGGCAGGATGGCATTACTCTCCGCAGCGGTATTGTTCGCGATTCAGGCCGGCTGGTTCGTGCTGGTCGTGATGCAGCCGCCGCGCCACGAAATGGACGGCTTCGCGCGCGGCATTCTGCTGGTGCTGCAGGCCGTCAACGGCGAACCGATGAAAGGCGCCGCGCTCGCACCCGCCATGCGCGTGCATCTGGTGCCCACCTGGAACATGCCGGCGAGCGTGCATCTGCGCGAGCCCACCAATCATCCGCTGGTCGAACTGAGCCGGCATCTGCGCGAGAACCTGCCGCCAGGCACGCGAATCGCCGTGGACGACCTGCACCCGCCGCAGTTATGGGTGCTCTTTCCCGGCAAGTCCAACTGGGTCGTCGTGCCGGTCGACGTGCCGCCGCGCCCGCGTTTTCTCGTCGAATCGATCTCGATGCTGCTCGCCGCGCTGATCCTCTCCGTGTTCGTCGCCTGGCAGATGCAACGGCCGCTCTCGCGCGTCGCCGACGCCGCGCGAGCGTTCGGCTCGGGCGGCCGTCCCCAACCCGTGACGGTGCAAGGCCCGCGCGAACTGCGCGATCTGATCGGCTCGTTCAACGACATGATGCGACGCCTGAACGAAGCCGGCGACGACCAGGCGGTGATGCTGGCCGGCGTCGCGCACGATCTGAAAGCGCCGCTCACACGGCTCAAGCTGCGCGCGAGCGTCCTGGTGGCGGAAAGCGAGCGCGCCGGCTTGATCCGCGATGTCGATTCGCTGACCAACATCGTCCAGCAGTTTCTCGAATTCGCGGGCCAGTCCGCCGAAGCCGGGCCGCCAGTCGAAGTCGACGACTTCCTGCGGGAACAATTCTCCGCCGGCGACAGCACCGACACGCCGCTCTTCACGCTCGATCTGCGCGCCGGTGCCTCGTTCACGCTACCACGCACGCTGCTCGACCGGCTGGTCACGAACCTGGTCGATAACGCGCTCGAACACGGCGCGCCACCCGTCGATATCGGCACCGGTCGCCATGACGGCCATTGGGTAATCAGCGTGCGCGACCACGGCCCCGGCATTCCCGACGACCGCATCGCCGCCGCCATGAAACCCTTCGTGCGGCTCGACGCCGCGCGCGGCGGCGAGGGCCATTGCGGCCTCGGCCTCGCGATTGTCGCGCGGCTCGCGCACGATCGCGGCGGGCGGTGTCATGTGCGCAATCACGCGCAGAGCGGTCTGGAAGTGCGGATCGAATTTCCCATGGCGGCGGCGCTGACCTGA
- a CDS encoding response regulator: MNPQVLIVDDDPVVRDLLCKFLQSNGFDASVLHDGTHLQRRLERERPSVVVLDIMMPNTDGLRALTALRAAGDDIPVIFVTARGTVADRIVGLSLGADDYLTKPFDPRELLARIHTVLRRRGPSTTSAPEARKPYRFGPFELDFATRSLCRDDSKLPLRDSEFALLKIFVNNPYKVLSRVLIHDLVHRDNLAFRDRSLDVPIWRLRRVIEDDPSNPCYVQTVRGKGYVFVPDADGTPFADEAASSA; encoded by the coding sequence ATGAATCCACAGGTCCTTATCGTCGACGACGATCCGGTCGTACGCGATCTGCTTTGCAAGTTTCTGCAATCGAACGGCTTCGACGCGTCCGTGCTGCACGACGGCACTCATCTCCAGCGCCGGCTCGAACGTGAACGGCCGTCGGTCGTCGTGCTCGACATCATGATGCCGAACACCGACGGCCTGCGCGCGCTCACCGCGCTGCGCGCCGCCGGCGACGATATTCCGGTGATCTTCGTGACGGCGCGCGGCACGGTGGCCGACCGCATCGTCGGGCTTTCGCTCGGCGCGGACGACTACCTGACCAAGCCGTTCGATCCACGCGAATTGCTCGCGCGCATCCACACGGTGCTGCGCCGGCGCGGGCCGTCCACCACGAGCGCGCCGGAAGCCCGCAAGCCGTATCGCTTCGGCCCGTTCGAACTCGACTTCGCGACCCGGTCGCTATGCCGGGACGATTCGAAGCTGCCGCTGCGCGACAGCGAATTCGCGCTCCTGAAGATCTTCGTCAACAATCCGTACAAGGTGCTTTCGCGCGTGCTGATTCACGATCTCGTGCATCGCGACAATCTCGCTTTCCGCGACCGCAGTCTCGACGTGCCGATCTGGCGCCTGCGCCGCGTGATCGAGGACGATCCGTCGAATCCCTGCTACGTGCAGACGGTGCGCGGCAAGGGGTATGTGTTCGTGCCCGACGCCGACGGCACGCCCTTCGCCGACGAGGCCGCTTCAAGCGCATGA
- a CDS encoding DUF6726 family protein — MRVAAWLTLGAALLPLGGCGVAALPCRLTSATLKIIPVVGHAAASPFDMCSSAID, encoded by the coding sequence ATGCGTGTTGCCGCGTGGTTGACGCTCGGCGCGGCGCTGCTGCCCCTCGGTGGCTGCGGCGTCGCCGCGCTGCCGTGCCGGCTGACTTCGGCCACGCTGAAAATCATCCCGGTCGTCGGCCATGCCGCGGCCTCGCCGTTCGACATGTGTTCATCCGCCATCGACTGA
- a CDS encoding flagellar basal body L-ring protein FlgH yields the protein MTALRLTVALGAAIGLAACASQQNSIVDTPMAPPLASAPLNVNTQGAIYQAGSPLLLYETPRAQHIGDVLTIRLAESYSGNNSATAAASRSSSITADAADHSTNAAARLARLFNIGSASTDYKGQGSLTDVSGMSGTLAVTVIGTMSTGNLVVSGEKVIAMSGNRDRLRLSGIVNPKDIEAGNYVASSKVANARIEQAGVGMVSDATTMGWLQRMFLSVLTF from the coding sequence ATGACTGCGCTACGTTTGACTGTCGCGCTCGGCGCCGCGATCGGCCTCGCGGCTTGCGCGAGCCAGCAAAACTCGATCGTCGATACGCCGATGGCGCCGCCGCTCGCCTCGGCGCCGCTGAACGTCAACACGCAAGGCGCGATCTATCAGGCCGGCAGCCCGCTGCTGTTGTACGAAACGCCGCGCGCCCAACATATCGGCGACGTGCTGACGATCCGTCTCGCGGAATCGTATAGCGGCAACAACAGCGCGACCGCGGCGGCGAGCCGTTCGAGCAGCATTACCGCCGACGCCGCCGACCATTCCACCAACGCTGCCGCGCGGCTTGCGCGGCTCTTCAACATCGGCTCGGCGAGCACCGACTACAAGGGGCAGGGCAGTCTCACCGATGTGAGCGGCATGAGCGGCACGCTGGCCGTCACCGTGATCGGCACGATGTCGACCGGCAACCTCGTGGTGTCGGGCGAAAAAGTCATTGCGATGAGCGGTAACCGCGACCGGCTGCGCCTATCGGGCATCGTCAATCCTAAGGATATCGAAGCGGGCAATTACGTGGCGTCGAGCAAGGTCGCCAACGCGCGAATCGAACAGGCCGGCGTGGGGATGGTTTCCGACGCCACGACAATGGGCTGGCTGCAGAGAATGTTCTTGAGCGTGCTGACGTTCTGA
- a CDS encoding response regulator, producing the protein MNPSILVVDDDPVVRELVGSYLQGRGFKVDMLEHGLALQRKLQDDRPALIVLDIMMPQLDGISALRALRVAGDDIPVILLTARADPIDRVIGLELGADDYLGKPFEPSELVARIRTVLRRRGAIAPSAPEQRAPYRFGRFEVNFPARELRREGERIALRSSEFAMLKIFVTHAMTVLTRAQLLEKLHGHSDMHRNRSLDVSIWRLRRLIEVDPSEPRYVQTVWGRGYVFVPDGEIGAAERAAPPA; encoded by the coding sequence ATGAACCCATCCATTCTGGTCGTCGACGACGACCCAGTCGTGCGCGAGCTCGTCGGCAGCTATCTGCAAGGGCGCGGCTTCAAGGTTGACATGCTCGAACACGGCCTCGCGCTGCAGCGAAAACTGCAGGACGACCGGCCCGCCTTGATCGTGCTCGACATCATGATGCCGCAGCTCGACGGCATCAGCGCGTTGCGCGCCTTGCGCGTAGCCGGCGACGACATTCCCGTGATTCTGCTGACCGCGCGCGCCGATCCGATCGACCGTGTGATCGGCCTCGAACTCGGCGCGGACGACTATCTCGGCAAACCCTTCGAACCGAGCGAACTGGTCGCGCGGATTCGCACCGTGCTGCGCCGTCGCGGCGCGATTGCACCGAGCGCGCCGGAGCAGCGCGCACCGTATCGCTTCGGCCGTTTCGAAGTGAATTTCCCGGCGCGCGAATTGCGCCGCGAAGGCGAGCGCATTGCATTGCGTTCGAGCGAATTCGCCATGCTCAAGATATTCGTCACCCACGCGATGACCGTGCTCACGCGCGCGCAGTTGCTGGAGAAACTGCACGGCCACAGCGACATGCATCGCAATCGCAGCCTGGATGTCTCGATCTGGCGTTTGCGCCGGCTGATCGAAGTCGATCCGTCCGAGCCGCGCTACGTGCAAACCGTGTGGGGACGCGGCTACGTGTTCGTGCCGGACGGTGAAATCGGCGCGGCCGAACGCGCCGCGCCGCCTGCCTGA
- a CDS encoding SDR family NAD(P)-dependent oxidoreductase, with amino-acid sequence MSDVGDLAALRSGGFERVVLITGAGSGIGAALARRIAAPRSALMLHARGADHEARQRLAQVAADCSANGARCATVYGDLAERGAAEHVIHQTLASFGALDQLVANAGHAQRQTLNALEPDALGAAFAAMPAAFAALVKRATPALETSRRGRVVALSSFVAHRYRADAPFAATAAAKAALESLAKTAAAELAPHGVTVNCVAPGYTRKDRGPSADNASVWTRAAEATPLGHVAEPADIAALIAFLLSDEARYITGQVIHVDGGLTLG; translated from the coding sequence ATGAGCGACGTCGGCGACCTGGCCGCGCTGCGCAGCGGCGGATTCGAGCGTGTCGTGCTGATCACCGGCGCCGGCTCCGGCATTGGCGCCGCGTTGGCCCGGCGCATCGCCGCACCGCGCTCGGCCTTGATGTTGCACGCGCGCGGCGCCGATCACGAAGCGCGTCAACGACTCGCGCAAGTCGCCGCCGACTGCAGCGCGAACGGCGCACGCTGCGCCACGGTGTACGGCGATCTCGCCGAACGCGGCGCCGCGGAGCACGTGATCCATCAAACGCTGGCGAGCTTCGGCGCACTCGATCAACTGGTCGCCAACGCCGGGCACGCGCAGCGCCAAACGCTGAACGCGCTCGAGCCCGATGCGTTGGGCGCGGCCTTCGCGGCCATGCCGGCAGCGTTCGCCGCGCTCGTCAAACGCGCGACGCCCGCGCTGGAGACGTCCAGGCGCGGCCGCGTGGTCGCGCTCAGTTCGTTCGTCGCGCACCGCTACCGCGCGGATGCGCCGTTCGCCGCGACGGCGGCCGCGAAAGCGGCGCTCGAATCGCTGGCGAAAACCGCCGCCGCGGAACTTGCGCCGCACGGCGTGACGGTCAATTGCGTGGCGCCCGGCTATACGCGTAAAGATCGCGGCCCCAGTGCCGATAATGCATCGGTCTGGACCCGCGCCGCCGAAGCGACGCCGCTCGGCCATGTCGCCGAACCCGCGGATATCGCCGCGCTCATCGCGTTCCTGCTTTCCGACGAGGCGCGTTACATCACCGGCCAGGTGATCCACGTCGACGGCGGCCTCACGCTCGGCTGA
- a CDS encoding ABC transporter ATP-binding protein/permease, producing MTPNTSASPVLPPDEKVSAWSLIKPYWVSEERNTAWGLLVAIIVMNLLVVWINVRLNRWSADFYNALQTKNVHDFPHLLMVFSGLAFGFIILAVYGRYLRQMLGFRWRQWLTTRYLNEWLKDSAFYRIERDRLADNPDQRISDDLQSFATSTLSLTLDLLSTVVTLVSFITILWSLAGALTISLGGMPIEIPGYMVWAAALYAVVGSLIIQKVGHPLVPINYQAQKVEADFRFGLIRLRENAEQIAFYNGMDTEKKNAHSLFGRIRDNWWQVMKYTKRLTFVLSFYGQIAIIFPLVVAAPRYFAGAFTFGVLMQISSAFGTVSDSFSWFINSYGTLVEWRATVNRLREFKRVVHAPHLKESVSPATAHGGINLHFVDEDKLSTDGLKLALPNGNPLSRIRDVAIRPGSRWLVRGPSGSGKSTLMRALAGLWPFGDGSIDAPVNARMMFIPQVSYMPIGPLKAALTYPSAADTYTDEECREALVVCHLSEYADRLQESGHWTRILSPGEQQRLAAARVLLHKPDYLFLDEATSALDAENEARLYRLFTERLPKAAIVSVAHRESLAAFHDETLDVERSDEAIAA from the coding sequence ATGACACCGAATACCTCTGCCAGCCCCGTGCTGCCGCCCGACGAAAAAGTCTCCGCCTGGAGCCTGATCAAACCCTACTGGGTCTCCGAAGAACGAAACACGGCATGGGGCCTGCTCGTCGCGATCATCGTGATGAATCTGCTCGTGGTGTGGATCAACGTGAGGCTGAACCGCTGGAGCGCCGACTTCTACAACGCGCTGCAAACCAAGAACGTGCACGACTTCCCGCACCTGCTGATGGTGTTCTCGGGGCTCGCGTTCGGTTTCATCATCCTCGCGGTGTACGGCCGTTACCTGCGCCAGATGCTCGGCTTCCGCTGGCGCCAGTGGCTGACCACGCGCTACCTGAACGAGTGGCTGAAAGACAGCGCGTTCTACCGGATCGAGCGCGACCGCCTCGCCGACAACCCCGACCAGCGGATCAGCGACGACCTGCAATCGTTCGCCACGAGCACCCTTTCGCTAACGCTCGACCTGTTGTCCACGGTGGTCACGCTGGTGTCGTTCATCACGATCCTGTGGTCGCTCGCCGGCGCGCTGACCATTTCGCTCGGCGGCATGCCGATCGAGATTCCCGGCTACATGGTGTGGGCCGCGGCGCTTTACGCGGTGGTCGGTTCGCTGATCATCCAGAAGGTCGGCCATCCGCTCGTGCCGATCAACTACCAGGCGCAGAAAGTCGAGGCGGATTTCCGTTTCGGCCTGATCCGTCTGCGAGAAAACGCCGAGCAGATCGCCTTCTACAACGGCATGGACACCGAGAAGAAGAACGCGCACTCGCTGTTCGGCCGCATCCGCGACAACTGGTGGCAGGTGATGAAGTACACCAAGCGCCTCACGTTCGTACTGAGCTTCTACGGCCAGATCGCGATCATCTTTCCGCTGGTGGTCGCCGCGCCCCGCTACTTTGCCGGCGCCTTCACGTTCGGCGTGCTGATGCAGATTTCCAGCGCGTTCGGCACCGTCAGCGATTCGTTCTCGTGGTTCATCAACAGTTACGGCACCCTGGTCGAATGGCGCGCCACCGTGAACCGGTTGCGTGAATTCAAGCGCGTCGTGCACGCGCCGCACCTGAAGGAATCGGTTTCGCCGGCTACCGCGCATGGCGGCATCAATCTGCATTTCGTCGACGAAGACAAGCTCTCCACCGACGGTCTCAAACTCGCGCTGCCCAACGGCAACCCGCTGTCGCGCATTCGCGACGTCGCGATCCGGCCAGGCTCGCGCTGGCTGGTGCGCGGCCCGTCGGGTTCGGGCAAGAGCACGCTGATGCGCGCCCTCGCCGGTTTGTGGCCGTTCGGCGACGGCTCGATCGACGCCCCGGTCAACGCGCGCATGATGTTCATCCCGCAGGTGAGCTATATGCCGATCGGCCCCCTCAAGGCGGCGCTCACCTACCCCTCCGCCGCGGATACCTATACCGACGAGGAATGCCGCGAAGCGCTCGTGGTCTGCCATCTGTCGGAATACGCCGACCGCCTGCAGGAATCGGGGCACTGGACCCGCATTCTGTCGCCGGGCGAGCAGCAGCGCCTCGCCGCCGCGCGCGTGCTGTTGCACAAGCCTGACTATCTGTTCCTCGACGAAGCGACCAGCGCGCTCGACGCGGAAAACGAGGCGCGCCTCTATCGCCTGTTCACGGAACGGCTACCGAAGGCGGCGATTGTGAGTGTCGCGCATCGCGAGTCGCTGGCTGCGTTCCATGACGAAACGCTCGATGTCGAGCGCTCGGACGAAGCGATCGCAGCATGA
- a CDS encoding FAD-dependent oxidoreductase, which produces MTRSAQPDFAVLGGGLCGRLVAWRLAGQGHRVALYERGDAAGSQAAAWVAAAMLAPLAEAASAEMLITRLGASSLDTWPQVLAELPEPVFFQRNGTLVVWHHADRTEAPLFERRVRSNAPAELLDGGFVTLAGAQLGAAEPALAGRFNQGWLLPREGQLDNRQVLGALAAGLVQRGVETHWNTPVDDAALPPAHITIDCRGLGAKPALPTLRGIRGEVARVHAPGIGLTRPVRLLHPRYPLYIAPKQDDLYVIGATEVEGEDMSPVSVRSALELLSAAFSVHPGFGEARILELNSQCRPTLPDHRPALLWDGAQTLRVNGLYRHGYMIVPEVADEAVRFAAALLDGRIGDADAFADWQRAARWSELFQLDSAREPA; this is translated from the coding sequence ATGACGCGTTCTGCGCAACCCGATTTCGCTGTCCTCGGCGGCGGCCTGTGTGGGCGCCTCGTCGCGTGGCGGCTCGCCGGCCAGGGACATCGCGTGGCGCTTTATGAGCGTGGCGATGCCGCCGGTTCGCAGGCCGCCGCGTGGGTTGCCGCAGCCATGCTGGCGCCGCTCGCGGAAGCGGCCAGCGCCGAAATGCTGATCACGCGCCTCGGCGCGAGTTCGCTGGATACCTGGCCGCAAGTGCTGGCCGAACTGCCCGAGCCAGTGTTCTTTCAACGCAATGGCACGCTCGTCGTCTGGCATCACGCCGACCGCACCGAAGCGCCGCTGTTCGAGCGCCGGGTGCGCTCGAATGCCCCGGCGGAATTGCTGGACGGCGGCTTCGTCACGCTGGCGGGCGCGCAACTCGGCGCTGCCGAGCCCGCCCTGGCGGGACGTTTCAATCAGGGCTGGCTGTTGCCGCGCGAAGGCCAGCTCGATAACCGGCAGGTGCTGGGCGCGCTGGCCGCGGGCCTTGTTCAACGCGGTGTCGAAACGCACTGGAATACGCCGGTCGACGACGCCGCGCTGCCGCCCGCCCATATCACGATCGACTGCCGCGGCCTCGGCGCGAAGCCCGCGCTGCCCACGCTGCGCGGCATTCGCGGCGAAGTGGCGCGCGTGCATGCGCCCGGCATCGGGCTGACGCGTCCGGTGCGGCTGCTGCATCCGCGCTATCCGCTCTATATCGCGCCGAAGCAGGACGACCTCTACGTGATCGGCGCGACCGAGGTGGAAGGCGAGGACATGTCGCCGGTGAGCGTGCGCTCGGCGCTCGAACTGTTGAGCGCGGCGTTTTCCGTGCACCCCGGCTTCGGCGAGGCACGCATCCTCGAACTGAATTCGCAGTGCCGCCCAACGTTGCCGGACCACCGTCCGGCCTTGCTGTGGGACGGCGCGCAGACGCTGCGCGTGAACGGCCTGTACCGGCACGGCTACATGATCGTGCCCGAAGTCGCCGACGAGGCCGTGCGCTTCGCCGCGGCGCTGCTCGACGGCCGCATCGGCGACGCCGATGCCTTCGCCGACTGGCAGCGCGCCGCGCGCTGGAGCGAGCTCTTTCAACTGGACTCCGCGCGGGAGCCGGCATGA
- the thiS gene encoding sulfur carrier protein ThiS — protein sequence MDIHINQKPLSLPEGATVADALAAYGARPPFAVALNGDFVARAQHAARALQAGDKLDVVQPVAGG from the coding sequence ATGGACATTCATATCAATCAGAAGCCGTTGTCGCTGCCCGAAGGCGCGACCGTTGCCGACGCGCTCGCCGCGTACGGCGCCCGTCCGCCGTTCGCGGTCGCGCTGAACGGCGATTTCGTGGCGCGCGCCCAGCATGCGGCGCGCGCGCTGCAGGCGGGCGACAAGCTCGACGTCGTGCAACCCGTGGCCGGCGGCTGA
- a CDS encoding thiazole synthase: MTSPQTADALTLYGQTFASRVLLGTSRYPSLQSLSDSIDAARPGMVTVALRRQMNEGGAQASFFDLLKRHGVPLLPNTAGCLTVGEAVTTAHMAREIFETEWIKLELIGDDYTLQPDPVGLIEAAAQLIKDGFKVLPYCTEDLVIGRRLLDAGCEALMPWGAPIGTGKGVINPYGLRVLRERLPDVPLIVDAGLGVPSHAAQVMEWGFDGVLLNTAVSQATHPDAMARAFALGVEAGRQAFLAGPMAERESAHASTPVVGMPFWHQDGSAA; this comes from the coding sequence ATGACCTCCCCCCAGACCGCCGACGCACTTACGCTGTACGGCCAGACCTTCGCAAGCCGTGTGCTGCTCGGCACCTCGCGCTATCCGTCGCTGCAATCGCTGTCCGATTCCATCGACGCGGCGCGGCCCGGCATGGTGACCGTCGCGCTGCGCCGGCAGATGAACGAAGGCGGCGCGCAAGCCAGCTTCTTCGACCTGCTCAAGCGCCACGGCGTGCCGCTCTTGCCGAACACGGCCGGCTGCCTGACCGTCGGCGAGGCGGTCACGACCGCGCATATGGCGCGCGAAATCTTTGAAACCGAGTGGATCAAGCTCGAACTGATCGGCGACGACTACACGCTGCAGCCCGACCCGGTCGGCCTGATCGAAGCGGCCGCGCAACTGATCAAGGACGGCTTCAAGGTGCTGCCTTATTGCACGGAGGACCTCGTGATCGGCCGCCGTCTGCTGGACGCCGGCTGTGAAGCGCTGATGCCGTGGGGTGCGCCGATCGGCACCGGCAAGGGCGTGATCAATCCATACGGCTTGCGCGTGCTGCGGGAGCGGTTGCCGGACGTGCCGCTGATCGTCGACGCCGGACTCGGCGTGCCGTCGCATGCGGCGCAGGTGATGGAATGGGGTTTCGACGGCGTGCTGCTGAACACGGCCGTCTCGCAGGCCACGCACCCCGACGCGATGGCGCGCGCCTTCGCGCTGGGTGTCGAAGCGGGTCGCCAGGCCTTTCTGGCGGGACCGATGGCCGAGCGCGAAAGCGCGCACGCGAGCACGCCGGTGGTTGGCATGCCGTTCTGGCATCAAGACGGGAGCGCCGCATGA